A part of Ptychodera flava strain L36383 chromosome 11, AS_Pfla_20210202, whole genome shotgun sequence genomic DNA contains:
- the LOC139144584 gene encoding uncharacterized protein — MILLQLNYDCEKLTKKTGKECSILRSKMASHMNKFEWEAILKEMKDRVPDLLNVLVTTTVPVHRESVNLSKCGIARIYPLCTVYGIMMQQRNRELSLLQRMNTMLMSAGKVDSKTYERFNRMGISLSHQQQLNILEEIGGRYQDDIINKVSQGEKFQITGVVQAGFFKGCWYL; from the exons ATGATTTTGTTACAACTAAACTATGACTGTGAAAAGTTAACTAAGAAAACTGGAAAAGAGTGTTCTATTCTTAG GAGTAAAATGGCATCTCACATGAACAAATTTGAGTGGGAAGCCATTTTGAAGGAAATGAAGGACCGAGTTCCAGACTTGTTGAATGTTCTAGTCACAACCACTGTCCCAGTCCATAGGGAAAGTGTTAACCTGAGTAAATGTGGTATTGCTAGGATCTACCCTTTATGTACGGTGTACGGCATTATGATGCAACAGCGGAATCGTGAACTCAGTCTGCTTCAACGAATGAATACAATGCTAATGAGTGCTGGCAAAGTAGACTCTAAG ACTTATGAACGCTTCAACAGAATGGGTATAAGCCTGAGTCATCAGCAACAGCTAAATATCCTGGAAGAAATTGGAGGAAGATACCAAGATGATATCATCAATAAAGTCTCACAGGGTGAAAAATTTCAGATTACAG GAGTTGTACAAGCAGGATTCTTCAAGGGATGCTGGTACCTTTAA